One window of Robiginitalea biformata HTCC2501 genomic DNA carries:
- a CDS encoding DUF2911 domain-containing protein, translating into MEQIYSLQGQVASRLQKMVFPLLLGLMAYPIQAQLDLPRGSQMARVTQRVGISDITIEYSRPAVNGREIWGALVPYGMNNLGFGSAAESPWRAGANENTTFSLTHDALVEGEPLPAGTYGLHMVVHPDNRATVIFSNNSGAWGSYFYDPSEDALRVEVGTTEIPHTEWLEYGFTDLSANGATASLRWEKKEIPFKVEFDTPSLTMAFIRQKLQNQEGFTRQSWEQAANYALNNGGDLDEALGWINAAISGQFFSQKDFNNLSIKAQILDAQGKTEASEAAIDEAMQLGTVFQVHGYGRQLIARGQPEQALRVFQKNAKNHKNTWPVDYGLARGYSALGDYQKALRHLKIARERAPDELNQNAIEANIAKLEAGEDIN; encoded by the coding sequence ATGGAACAAATTTACTCCTTGCAAGGGCAGGTAGCCTCCCGTTTGCAAAAAATGGTTTTTCCCCTCCTCCTGGGGTTGATGGCATATCCGATACAGGCCCAGCTGGACCTGCCAAGGGGCAGCCAGATGGCCCGGGTTACCCAGCGGGTCGGGATCAGCGACATCACCATCGAATATTCCCGGCCGGCAGTAAATGGCCGGGAAATTTGGGGCGCCCTGGTACCCTACGGCATGAACAACCTGGGTTTCGGTTCAGCCGCCGAATCGCCCTGGAGGGCCGGCGCCAATGAAAACACCACCTTCAGCCTCACCCACGATGCCCTGGTGGAAGGGGAACCCTTGCCTGCCGGCACCTACGGCCTCCATATGGTCGTCCACCCGGACAACCGGGCCACGGTTATTTTCTCGAACAATAGCGGGGCGTGGGGAAGCTATTTCTACGACCCTTCTGAAGATGCCCTCCGCGTGGAGGTCGGTACTACTGAAATCCCCCATACGGAATGGCTGGAATACGGATTTACCGATTTATCCGCCAACGGAGCCACTGCCAGTCTGCGCTGGGAGAAAAAGGAAATTCCCTTTAAGGTGGAGTTCGACACCCCCTCCCTGACCATGGCATTTATCCGGCAGAAGCTGCAGAACCAGGAAGGCTTTACGCGTCAGTCATGGGAGCAGGCGGCCAATTATGCGCTCAACAACGGCGGCGATTTGGATGAAGCGCTCGGCTGGATCAACGCGGCCATTTCCGGCCAATTCTTCAGCCAGAAAGACTTCAACAACCTGAGTATCAAAGCACAGATCCTCGATGCCCAGGGCAAAACGGAAGCGTCCGAGGCCGCCATAGACGAAGCCATGCAACTCGGGACGGTATTCCAGGTACACGGCTACGGCCGGCAATTGATTGCCCGCGGTCAACCCGAACAGGCCCTGAGAGTGTTTCAGAAGAACGCCAAAAACCATAAAAACACATGGCCGGTAGACTATGGACTGGCACGTGGCTACAGCGCATTGGGGGATTATCAGAAAGCGCTGAGGCACCTGAAGATTGCCCGGGAACGCGCCCCGGACGAACTGAACCAGAATGCCATTGAGGCGAATATCGCCAAACTGGAGGCCGGGGAAGACATTAATTAA
- the recG gene encoding ATP-dependent DNA helicase RecG, with the protein MQPDPRNTPLAYLKGVGPGRARLLESELGLKTFRDLLYFFPNRYIDKSRYYKIRELERSSAEVQLIGKIVHLKTVEQKRGKRLVATFRDDTGEMELVWFRSQKWFRERLKLGEPYVIFGRVNWYNGAFSMPHPDLELLSAHQQQKRIRMQPVYPSTEKLTRQGISNRLLTQWVAAVLAQVREVLPETLPDRILEALQLLPKPRSLVQIHFPDSNALLARAQARLKFEELFYIQLALLSKKHERKKRIRGYLFEQVGERFTAFYKDHLPFDLTGAQKRVIREIRADLGSNAQMNRLLQGDVGSGKTIVAVLTILLALDNGYQACLVAPTEILAQQHFNAVSELLEPLGLPVGLLTGSVKEKDRKPLLAGLSDGSLPILIGTHAVLEPRVKFNNLGLAIIDEQHRFGVAQRAKLWKKNKRPPHILVMTATPIPRTLAMSLYGDLDISLIDELPPGRKPVRTVLRGDRDRLRVFGFLKDEIRKGRQAYIVYPLIQESEAMDYKDLMDGFESISREFPQPDFQVSIVHGQMKPEAKEYEMQRFAEGKTQIMVATTVIEVGVNVPNASVMVIESAERFGLSQLHQLRGRVGRGADQSYCILMCGEKLSEEARTRLQTMARTNDGFEIAETDLKLRGPGNLLGTQQSGVLSLRIADLVRDRELLQSAREFARQLLLADPGLEQAENRVVRTRLQQMEVFQNRWDYIS; encoded by the coding sequence ATGCAACCCGATCCCAGGAATACCCCGCTCGCGTACCTGAAGGGAGTCGGGCCCGGGAGGGCCCGGCTGCTGGAGTCTGAGCTGGGGCTGAAGACGTTCCGGGACTTGCTGTATTTCTTCCCGAACCGCTACATCGATAAATCCCGGTATTACAAAATCCGCGAATTGGAGCGAAGCAGCGCCGAAGTCCAGTTAATCGGTAAAATCGTGCACCTGAAGACTGTGGAGCAAAAGCGGGGCAAGCGGCTGGTGGCAACCTTCCGGGACGATACCGGGGAAATGGAACTGGTCTGGTTCCGGAGCCAGAAATGGTTCAGGGAACGTTTGAAGCTCGGGGAACCCTATGTCATTTTCGGGCGCGTCAATTGGTACAACGGGGCATTCTCCATGCCGCACCCGGACCTGGAACTCCTCTCGGCCCACCAGCAGCAAAAGCGGATCAGGATGCAACCCGTCTACCCGTCTACCGAGAAACTCACCCGGCAGGGCATTTCCAACCGGCTGCTTACCCAGTGGGTGGCAGCGGTCCTGGCACAGGTGCGGGAGGTTCTGCCGGAAACGCTGCCGGACCGCATTTTGGAGGCCTTGCAATTACTCCCGAAACCCCGGTCGCTGGTGCAGATACATTTTCCGGATTCCAATGCACTTTTGGCCCGGGCCCAGGCCCGCCTGAAATTCGAGGAGCTCTTCTATATTCAGCTGGCCCTGCTCTCCAAAAAACACGAGCGGAAAAAGCGGATACGGGGGTACCTCTTTGAACAGGTGGGCGAACGTTTTACCGCATTCTACAAGGACCACCTGCCCTTTGACCTGACCGGGGCCCAGAAACGGGTTATCCGGGAGATCCGGGCAGACCTCGGAAGCAATGCCCAGATGAACCGGTTGCTCCAGGGTGACGTTGGCTCCGGGAAAACCATTGTGGCCGTACTGACCATCCTCCTGGCGCTTGACAACGGGTATCAGGCCTGCCTGGTAGCCCCTACCGAGATCCTCGCCCAGCAACATTTCAACGCGGTCAGCGAATTGCTGGAGCCCCTGGGCCTGCCGGTCGGTCTGCTGACGGGATCCGTAAAGGAAAAGGATCGCAAACCGCTGCTGGCCGGGCTGTCGGACGGCAGTTTACCCATATTGATCGGGACCCATGCGGTCCTGGAGCCCCGGGTAAAGTTTAATAACCTCGGCCTGGCCATTATCGACGAGCAACACCGCTTCGGGGTGGCACAACGCGCCAAACTGTGGAAAAAGAACAAGCGCCCCCCGCATATCCTGGTGATGACGGCCACCCCGATCCCCCGAACCCTGGCCATGAGCCTTTACGGGGACCTGGACATCAGCCTCATCGACGAGCTGCCGCCCGGGCGAAAGCCCGTGCGTACCGTCCTGAGGGGCGACAGGGACCGGCTCCGCGTTTTCGGATTCCTCAAAGACGAGATTCGCAAAGGCCGCCAGGCATACATCGTCTACCCGCTGATCCAGGAATCCGAAGCAATGGATTACAAGGATTTGATGGACGGGTTTGAAAGTATCAGCCGGGAATTCCCCCAGCCGGACTTCCAGGTATCCATTGTCCACGGGCAGATGAAACCGGAGGCAAAGGAATACGAAATGCAGCGTTTTGCAGAAGGCAAGACGCAGATCATGGTAGCCACAACGGTGATCGAGGTCGGGGTGAACGTCCCGAACGCCAGCGTGATGGTCATCGAAAGTGCGGAGCGGTTTGGGCTCTCCCAGTTGCATCAACTCCGCGGGCGGGTGGGCCGCGGGGCGGACCAGAGTTATTGCATCCTGATGTGCGGGGAGAAATTATCGGAAGAAGCGCGCACGCGCCTGCAAACCATGGCCCGTACGAATGACGGCTTTGAAATTGCCGAAACCGACCTGAAATTGCGAGGCCCGGGCAACCTGCTGGGAACCCAGCAAAGCGGGGTGTTGAGCCTGCGGATCGCCGACCTGGTGAGGGACCGGGAACTCCTGCAGTCCGCACGTGAATTCGCCCGTCAGCTGCTGCTTGCAGACCCCGGCCTGGAACAGGCGGAAAACCGGGTGGTCCGCACCAGGCTACAGCAAATGGAGGTTTTCCAGAACCGTTGGGACTATATCAGCTAG
- a CDS encoding M1 family metallopeptidase, with product MRTRCLPLMLMCFLAMARGQQPGVDFIAGTISILPEASDHSIRGTVHYTFHFAGKADSIYLDAHNMEIHRLTVDGQPATFTANGKELALVAPRDPGQHELRIEYLARPRQTVYFIGPEGDGGDSQIWTQGQGKYSSHWVPSFDDMREKVVFDLEVTAARGREVIANGVLEEKRNQGDRVTWVYDMEQPMSSYLLAFAIGRYDSIGMQSASGVPIALYYPAGRRADARRTYRHTDRVFNFLEREIGVPYPWQNYKQVPVRDFMYAGMENTGTTFFADSYLVDSIGVNDRNYLNVNAHELAHQWFGNLVTETDGGQHWLHEGFATYYAYLAEGHILGEREMYWALYRSANALKQLSRDGSGESLLDPGSGSLTFYEKGAWALLALRNLVGDTAFREGVRSYLHTYAFGNATVDGFLEVMERAAGTSLDGFRQQWLEGKDFPYEAAISHLRERDASLARYLDLISGEAGSGEGKVAGAGDDHAAAERDNAVQDVAAPGQEVLLNAWEAFDAAPYRAALATRYGALFGPELLEKSRADSRPEVQKALLSIPLPNDPGVQAWLEGLLDAPSYEIREAVLYRLWSGFPDRRAEYLDRTADNPLIQAPNLKQLWWLLALLTEGYADPETGRAYLGNLRGTTGPDFDREVRENGFRLLHQADALGEENLKDLLGATEHHSWQFRKFARRLLDELIAARPERGLWQSLAQGLSRERFKYVYNKIEEL from the coding sequence ATGCGAACCCGATGCTTGCCCCTGATGCTGATGTGTTTCCTGGCCATGGCCAGAGGCCAGCAACCCGGGGTAGATTTTATTGCCGGCACCATATCCATCCTCCCGGAGGCCTCCGACCATTCCATCCGGGGAACCGTACACTATACATTCCATTTCGCCGGGAAGGCAGACAGTATCTATCTGGATGCCCACAATATGGAAATCCACCGTCTGACGGTGGACGGCCAACCCGCCACCTTTACCGCAAACGGCAAAGAACTCGCATTGGTTGCCCCCCGGGACCCGGGCCAGCATGAATTGCGAATCGAATACCTGGCCCGCCCAAGACAAACGGTTTATTTCATCGGCCCGGAAGGCGACGGGGGGGATAGCCAGATATGGACACAGGGCCAGGGAAAATACAGCAGCCACTGGGTTCCCAGTTTTGACGATATGCGTGAGAAAGTAGTCTTTGACCTGGAGGTTACCGCTGCACGCGGCCGGGAAGTTATTGCCAACGGGGTGCTAGAGGAGAAACGCAATCAGGGAGACAGGGTAACCTGGGTGTACGATATGGAGCAACCGATGAGCAGTTACCTGCTGGCTTTTGCCATTGGCCGGTACGACAGCATTGGGATGCAGTCGGCCTCCGGGGTCCCCATTGCCCTGTATTATCCGGCAGGGCGCCGTGCGGATGCCCGCCGGACATACCGGCATACCGATCGGGTCTTCAATTTCCTGGAGCGAGAAATCGGGGTGCCCTATCCCTGGCAGAATTACAAACAGGTGCCGGTGCGCGACTTTATGTACGCAGGCATGGAAAATACGGGGACCACATTTTTTGCCGACTCCTACCTGGTGGACTCCATTGGGGTGAACGACCGGAATTACCTGAACGTCAACGCACACGAACTCGCGCACCAGTGGTTTGGCAACCTGGTGACCGAAACGGACGGGGGCCAGCACTGGCTGCACGAGGGGTTTGCCACATACTACGCCTACCTGGCGGAAGGCCATATCCTGGGGGAGCGGGAAATGTACTGGGCGCTTTACCGTTCCGCCAATGCGCTGAAGCAACTCAGCCGGGACGGCAGCGGGGAGTCGCTTCTTGACCCGGGATCGGGCAGTTTGACGTTCTACGAGAAAGGGGCCTGGGCGCTCCTGGCCCTGAGGAATCTGGTGGGGGACACAGCTTTTCGGGAAGGGGTCCGATCCTACCTGCATACCTATGCATTCGGCAATGCAACCGTCGATGGATTCCTGGAGGTGATGGAGCGCGCAGCCGGAACTTCCCTGGATGGTTTTCGCCAACAATGGCTTGAAGGCAAAGATTTCCCTTACGAAGCGGCCATTTCCCACCTCAGGGAACGGGATGCTTCACTGGCCCGGTACCTGGACCTGATATCCGGGGAAGCGGGAAGCGGGGAGGGGAAAGTTGCAGGGGCCGGGGACGACCATGCGGCAGCCGAACGTGACAATGCAGTTCAGGATGTTGCCGCCCCGGGCCAGGAGGTGCTGCTAAATGCCTGGGAAGCCTTTGATGCGGCCCCATACCGGGCGGCCCTGGCCACCCGGTACGGGGCTTTGTTTGGCCCCGAATTGCTGGAAAAGTCCCGGGCAGATTCCCGGCCCGAGGTGCAAAAAGCCCTGCTCAGCATTCCGTTGCCAAACGATCCGGGGGTGCAGGCCTGGCTTGAGGGCCTCCTGGATGCACCCAGTTACGAAATCCGGGAAGCAGTCCTCTACAGGTTGTGGTCCGGGTTTCCCGACAGGCGGGCCGAATACCTGGACCGGACGGCAGACAATCCGCTTATCCAGGCCCCGAACCTGAAACAATTGTGGTGGTTGCTGGCCCTGCTCACCGAGGGGTATGCCGATCCGGAAACCGGCAGGGCGTACCTGGGGAATCTCCGGGGAACAACGGGTCCCGATTTTGACCGGGAGGTTCGCGAAAACGGTTTTCGGCTCCTCCATCAGGCCGACGCCCTGGGGGAGGAAAACCTCAAAGACCTGTTGGGCGCCACGGAACACCACAGTTGGCAGTTTCGCAAATTTGCCCGGCGGCTGCTGGACGAGCTGATCGCGGCCCGACCGGAGCGCGGCCTCTGGCAATCTCTGGCGCAGGGGCTTTCCAGGGAACGGTTCAAATATGTCTACAATAAAATTGAGGAATTATGA
- a CDS encoding patatin-like phospholipase family protein, protein MRALVISGGGSKGAFAGGVAQFLMEQRGYDYDLLLGTSTGSLLISHLALQKIEKIRKVYTSVNQQSIFSNLPFTISHKYGVDSIGINHWNVLRNFMRGSKTFGESHNLLKLIRKTITKEEFQTLKTGPKDLVVTVSNLSLNQVEYKSINDFDYDEFCEWIWISCNYIPFMSLVRKNGCEYADGGLGSMVPVEEAIRRGATEVDAIVLHTEVTHLNRMPSRNAFSLMTNMFAFMLDRIEQQNIKIGKFVASNQNALINFYYTPTILTTNSLIFDKEQMTQWWERGFQYAASKSEQASELEPE, encoded by the coding sequence ATGAGAGCATTGGTGATATCCGGGGGAGGCAGCAAAGGGGCCTTTGCCGGAGGGGTTGCCCAATTCCTGATGGAACAGCGGGGATACGACTACGATTTACTGTTGGGGACCTCTACGGGCAGCCTGTTGATCAGCCACCTGGCCCTCCAGAAAATTGAGAAGATCCGCAAGGTATACACCAGCGTGAATCAGCAGAGCATCTTCAGTAACCTGCCGTTTACCATCAGCCACAAATACGGGGTAGACAGCATCGGGATCAACCACTGGAATGTTCTGAGGAATTTTATGCGGGGCAGCAAAACCTTCGGGGAGAGCCACAACCTGTTGAAACTCATTCGGAAAACGATTACCAAAGAAGAGTTTCAAACCCTGAAAACGGGCCCCAAGGACCTCGTGGTGACCGTCTCGAACCTGTCGCTCAACCAGGTGGAATACAAGTCCATCAACGACTTTGACTACGACGAATTCTGCGAATGGATCTGGATATCCTGCAATTATATCCCGTTTATGAGCCTGGTCCGCAAAAACGGGTGCGAATATGCCGATGGCGGGCTGGGGTCCATGGTACCCGTTGAAGAAGCTATCCGACGCGGTGCCACCGAGGTGGATGCGATTGTCCTGCACACGGAGGTGACCCACCTGAACCGGATGCCGTCGCGCAACGCGTTCTCCCTGATGACCAATATGTTCGCCTTTATGCTCGACCGGATTGAACAGCAGAATATCAAAATAGGGAAATTCGTTGCGAGCAACCAGAACGCGCTCATCAACTTCTACTATACCCCGACCATCCTGACGACCAATTCGCTGATTTTTGACAAGGAGCAAATGACGCAATGGTGGGAACGCGGGTTTCAGTATGCCGCTTCAAAGAGCGAGCAGGCCAGCGAACTGGAACCGGAATAG
- a CDS encoding DUF7935 family protein codes for MTGDDILQLFAFLLPAVVTGVVAFYFFRLHTRNEEGRRRYLLHKENQKEALPIRLQAYERMALFLERISIPSLVVRVAPKSADKSEYENLLIRNIENEFDHNLSQQIYMTDECWNVIKAAKNATIQAIRKAGMSTSDTAEKLREDILNDTMDKASPSATALAFVKKEIGELW; via the coding sequence ATGACCGGAGACGATATTCTACAACTTTTTGCCTTCCTTTTGCCCGCCGTGGTAACCGGAGTGGTGGCTTTTTACTTTTTCAGGCTGCACACCCGGAACGAGGAAGGCCGCAGGCGATACCTGCTCCACAAAGAAAACCAGAAGGAGGCCCTGCCCATCCGGTTGCAGGCCTACGAGCGGATGGCCCTTTTCCTGGAGCGGATTTCCATCCCGAGCCTCGTGGTGCGGGTAGCTCCGAAATCCGCCGACAAATCGGAATATGAAAACCTGCTGATCCGCAACATCGAAAACGAATTCGACCACAACCTCTCCCAGCAAATCTACATGACGGATGAGTGCTGGAATGTGATCAAGGCGGCCAAGAACGCTACCATTCAGGCCATCCGGAAAGCCGGGATGAGCACGTCGGATACGGCCGAAAAGCTTCGGGAGGACATCCTCAACGACACGATGGACAAGGCCTCCCCTTCCGCCACGGCTCTGGCTTTTGTCAAGAAAGAGATCGGGGAACTCTGGTAG
- a CDS encoding coiled-coil domain-containing protein, whose amino-acid sequence MENCTRTPKYFPLLLVMAMLVACSAMGQRRSELQAQIDTLESELMQVRRELAEAQAREKASLARADSYEKQVGELKEANATLLENLGSFAEVSNKNTSALNQALGSLQNKEQELRAMTETISRNDSSIIALLSDAKATLGPDAKLKVSGGGLVISGSLEQVFGSDTGTEITEDAGPWLQGISELLKSHPHLDVTVEGLSMIGDLALAARQGVSVMNALRDDYDIPADRLSARGRDGNFSEGVDILIHPGYREFYQQVKSQTKN is encoded by the coding sequence ATGGAGAATTGTACCCGAACCCCAAAATATTTCCCGCTCTTGTTGGTTATGGCTATGCTGGTTGCCTGTAGCGCCATGGGCCAGCGACGGAGTGAATTGCAGGCGCAGATCGATACGCTGGAGTCCGAACTGATGCAGGTTCGGCGCGAGCTGGCGGAGGCCCAGGCACGTGAAAAAGCCAGCCTGGCACGCGCAGATTCCTACGAAAAACAAGTGGGCGAACTCAAGGAGGCCAACGCCACATTGCTAGAAAACCTGGGGAGTTTCGCCGAGGTTTCCAACAAGAATACCTCGGCCCTGAACCAGGCCCTGGGTTCCCTGCAAAACAAGGAGCAGGAATTGCGGGCGATGACCGAGACCATCAGCCGGAACGATTCCTCCATCATCGCCCTGTTGTCGGATGCAAAGGCCACCCTGGGGCCCGATGCGAAACTCAAGGTTTCCGGAGGCGGCCTGGTAATCTCCGGCAGCCTGGAACAAGTGTTTGGAAGCGATACCGGAACTGAAATCACCGAAGATGCCGGCCCCTGGCTACAGGGTATTTCCGAATTGCTGAAGTCGCACCCACACCTTGACGTAACGGTAGAAGGCCTGTCGATGATCGGCGACCTCGCCCTGGCCGCCCGGCAGGGAGTTTCCGTGATGAATGCGCTGAGGGATGACTACGACATCCCGGCCGACCGGTTGAGCGCCAGGGGCCGGGACGGGAATTTCAGCGAAGGGGTGGACATCCTGATCCATCCGGGTTACAGGGAATTTTATCAGCAGGTTAAATCGCAAACCAAGAATTAG
- a CDS encoding amidohydrolase: MKQLIRCFLLLAATAGFAQHANLESEYQAIEAKVIDWRHDIHQFPELSNREFKTAEKIAAHLKSLGIEVQTGVAHTGVVGVLKGDRPGKVVALRADIDALPVRERNDLPFKSEVTTEFLGEEVGVMHACGHDTHTAILMGVAEILSGHRDKINGTVKFIFQPAEEGPPPGEEGGALLMVKEGVLKNPDVDAIFGLHINSQTPVGTIRYKSGGVMAAAQEFTIRVKGKQSHGSQPWSGVDPILISAKIIDGLQTIISREANLTNEAAVITVGKIKSGVRFNIIPESAEMIGTIRTLDYDMKDQINRRMEEMITGIAKAYQGEATLTIRDATDITYNDPALVEQMLPTLQRVAGAENVKNSKAVTGAEDFSYFQREVPGFFFFLGGMTPGNTESFPHHTPDFKIDDSGMLLGVRAMTELTLDYLGTGN, translated from the coding sequence ATGAAACAACTGATCCGATGCTTTCTGCTGCTTGCCGCAACCGCAGGATTTGCCCAGCACGCCAACCTTGAATCCGAATACCAGGCCATAGAAGCCAAAGTAATCGACTGGCGCCACGATATCCACCAATTCCCCGAATTGTCGAACCGGGAGTTCAAGACGGCTGAAAAGATTGCAGCCCACCTGAAATCACTCGGAATCGAAGTGCAAACCGGCGTGGCCCACACGGGGGTTGTCGGCGTCCTCAAGGGAGACCGGCCAGGCAAAGTAGTGGCCCTGCGTGCCGATATCGACGCCCTGCCCGTACGGGAGCGGAACGACCTGCCGTTCAAATCCGAGGTGACCACGGAATTCCTGGGCGAAGAAGTGGGCGTGATGCACGCCTGCGGGCATGATACGCATACGGCCATCCTCATGGGGGTTGCGGAAATCCTCTCCGGGCACAGGGACAAAATTAACGGAACCGTGAAATTTATTTTCCAGCCGGCAGAGGAAGGCCCACCCCCCGGGGAAGAAGGCGGCGCCCTGCTCATGGTAAAAGAAGGGGTCCTGAAAAACCCGGACGTGGATGCCATCTTTGGCCTGCACATCAATTCCCAGACTCCTGTAGGAACCATTCGCTATAAATCCGGCGGCGTAATGGCCGCTGCCCAGGAATTTACCATCCGGGTAAAAGGGAAACAGTCGCACGGCTCCCAGCCCTGGTCCGGGGTAGACCCGATATTGATCAGCGCCAAGATCATCGACGGCCTGCAGACCATTATTTCCCGGGAGGCAAACCTGACCAACGAGGCGGCCGTAATCACCGTGGGCAAGATCAAGAGCGGGGTGCGTTTTAACATCATCCCCGAGAGCGCCGAAATGATCGGGACCATCCGCACGCTTGACTACGATATGAAGGACCAGATCAACCGGCGTATGGAGGAAATGATCACCGGTATCGCCAAGGCCTACCAGGGCGAAGCGACCCTGACCATCCGGGATGCAACGGACATTACCTACAACGACCCGGCCCTGGTGGAGCAAATGCTTCCCACCCTCCAGCGGGTTGCCGGGGCGGAAAACGTGAAAAACTCCAAGGCGGTAACCGGGGCAGAGGATTTCTCGTATTTCCAGCGGGAGGTCCCCGGGTTCTTCTTCTTCCTGGGCGGGATGACCCCGGGAAATACGGAGTCCTTTCCCCACCACACCCCGGATTTCAAAATAGACGACTCCGGGATGCTCCTGGGCGTCCGGGCGATGACCGAACTGACCCTCGATTATCTGGGTACCGGGAATTAA